The following are from one region of the Pocillopora verrucosa isolate sample1 chromosome 3, ASM3666991v2, whole genome shotgun sequence genome:
- the LOC131800304 gene encoding bifunctional arginine demethylase and lysyl-hydroxylase JMJD6-A: MATGKEHELQKVSDSFGALRRRAKELGIKDSQLTKLTSVRNLRKRRSTCLVFTSFVFGLVGILTGFGLIFYQQGLLSNQSLWKVAEYVLDFDIEKDFCVIPYPEIILDMFRPPVECAICEDVHQVDRVSLLSREEFVRKYAYTSRPVVITDGTKDWTASQHFSFDYFKSIYGPESPVLLSEDQKCQFFPYKTNFKSLQEVFNMSKEDANMKGNPWYIGWSNCDSSAANELRKHYKMPYFLPETSESSKTDWLFMGCPGYGAHLHIDNVGNPSWQAQIKGTKKWTLEPPPECANVCDPKLEVTVNSGEIIVLDTNKWFHQTDIVGKELSITIGSEYD, encoded by the exons ATGGCGACGGGAAAAGAACACGAGCTACAAAAAGTCAGTGACTCCTTTGGAGCACTGCGAAGGAGGGCCAAAGAACTAGGAATTAAAGATTCGCAGCTGACGAAATTAACATCTGTGAGGAACCTCCGTAAGAGACGATCAACTTGTCTTGTTTTTACCAGCTTTGTCTTTGGTTTGGTGGGAATATTGACAGGATTCGGATTGATATTTTATCAACAAGGCTTGCTTTCGAATCAATCTCTGTGGAAAGTTGCCGAGTATGTCTTGGATTTTGACATCGAGAAAGACTTTTGTGTCATTCCGTACCCTGAGATAATTTTGGACATGTTTCGTCCGCCCGTAGAATGCGCCATTTGCGAAGACGTGCACCAAGTCGATAGAGTTTCGTTACTCTCAAGAGAGGAATTCGTTCGAAAATATGCTTACACCTCGAGACCGGTGGTCATCACAGACGGAACAAAGGATTGGACTGCTTCTCAACATTTTAGTTTCGATTATTTTAAGTCAATTTACGGTCCTGAAAGCCCAGTTTTGTTGTCAGAAGATCAGAAGTGTCAATTCTTTCCCTACAAGACAAACTTTAAGTCCCTCCAAGAAGTTTTCAACATGTCTAAAGAAGATGCAAATATGAAGGGAAATCCATGGTATATCGGATG GTCTAACTGTGACTCCTCAGCTGCTAATGAACTTCGTAAACATTACAAAATGCCATATTTTCTGCCTGAGACTTCAGAATCAAGCAAGACTGATTGGTTGTTCATGGGCTGCCCAGGATATGGTGCtcatttacat ATTGACAATGTAGGGAACCCTTCCTGGCAAGCTCAAATTAAGGGAACCAAAAAGTGGACTTTGGAGCCCCCACCGGAATGTGCCAATGTTTGTGATCCAAAGCTTGAGGTGACAGTTAACTCAGGAGAAATAA TTGTTTTGGACACAAACAAGTGGTTTCACCAGACAGACATTGTTGGCAAGGAACTAAGCATAACTATTGGGTCTGAATATGATTAA
- the LOC131768296 gene encoding uncharacterized protein, with product MNQSSRNQRFAHQQPVGQVPAGQLQPMFVAAQAPPRQYAQQPVGQVQQVQLVQPAAAQDATVPKTTDYWNSALIAERVVEFLFLSAAWISIVRYSSLSGSDALTSLGSYYVYSSDIHAVGRVNFFKGITVFCWIVSIVFQIGFVFGFNHIKRLFSRPSHLTIVCFIVHIILTILLVACTVNLVFHAHEMSKAYDSLLPAIRINLDELYLALIFGFLVCFSFFESVRLFYKMIVTQRGEEETDNTAAQTARGPGIQSSAM from the exons ATGAATCAAAGTTCTAGGAACCAGCGTTTCGCTCATCAGCAACCTGTTGGCCAAGTCCCTGCAGGTCAATTGCAGCCCATGTTTGTCGCGGCCCAGGCCCCTCCTAGACAGTATGCTCAACAACCAGTTGGACAGGTTCAACAGGTCCAACTGGTTCAGCCCGCAGCAGCACAGGACGCGACAGTGCCAAAGACTACCGATTATTGGAATAGTGCTTTGATTGCAGAAAGAGTGGTTGAGTTT cTTTTCCTGTCAGCTGCCTGGATATCGATTGTTAGATATTCCAGCCTGAGCGGAAGCGATGCTCTGACATCGCTTGGTTCATATTACGTATATTCCAGTGATATACATGCAGTCGGgagagtgaatttttttaagggaatTACAGTGTTCTGCTGGATCGTGTCCATTGTGTTTCAAATTGGGTTTGTTTTTGGCTTCAACCATATCAAGCGTCTCTTTTCACGACCGTCACACTTGACAATTGTC TGCTTCATTGTGCATATCATCCTGACCATCTTACTGGTGGCTTGTACAGTGAACCTCGTGTTTCATGCGCATGAGATGTCCAAGGCTTACGACTCACTGCTCCCGGCTATAAGGATTAACCTTGATGAACTCTACTTGGCACTG ATTTTTGGTTTTCTGgtctgcttttctttcttcgaAAGCGTTCGATTGTTCTACAAAATGATCGTTACACAAAGAGGAGAGGAAGAAACCGACAACACTGCTGCACAGACGGCTCGGGGGCCTGGTATTCAGTCTTCTGCCATGTAA